The Agrobacterium vitis sequence CTGCGTGACACATTTCGGCCTAAGGGCGGGTGAGCGAGCAGAGCAGGCTAGGGCGATTTTGGGAGGTGAATGGCTTGGACCATTGCTGGAGGCAGATGCTCCCATTGCGGTCGCAGCCGACTTGAACGCTGTGCCGAATTCCAAAGCTTTCAAACTCTTGACGGCAAGATTGGCCGATGCCACGAAAGCTAACCTCAAGTCCGATAATCTCAGTCGGCCGAAGCCGACATTTCCATCTCGGTTTCCATTCCTGCGGCTGGACCACATTCTGACATCAGGTGGATTGAATATCCTTGACGCACGGGTCATCGACACACCTTTGGCACGTCAAGCGTCTGATCATCTGCCGCTCCTTGTTACGATGCAAATTTGACTGCGCGTCGATTAATACTCCATTAGTTCCATAATGTTGATTATCAATTTTAATAATTTGACCAGGTGGGTTCATCCTTGAAATGCGAAGGGATATCCACCCCTCGCATTTCGATTTTCCCAGGCATGAGCTGAGCTCGCTCAAGACCACAAACGGGCGTGCCTGTTGACATCCTTGTATAGCAGATAGCGGAACCTGCCGGGACCGCCAGCGTAGCAGGCTTGTGGGCAGAAGGCGCGCAACCACATGAAGTCACCGGCCTCGACCTCAACCCAGTCGTCGTTCAGTCGATAGACGGCTTTGCCTTCCAGGACATAGAGGCCGTGTTCCATCACATGGGTTTCCATGAACGGAATGATGCCGCCAGGTTGGAAGCTGACGATATTCAGGTGGAAGTCATAGCGGATATCATTTGGATCGATGAACCGGGTCGTCCCCCAGGCGCCGCCGGTGTTCGGCATCATGGCAATCTCATGCTCGTCTTCATGGGTGAAGATTGCTGGTGGTGGCTCCAATCCGTCTACCGGTTGGAATGTCTTGCGAACCCAATGGAATTTTGTCGGAGCATCGCTGGTGTTGAGAACTGTCCACGTCGATCCGGCCGGCAGAAAAGCGAAAGACCCGGCACGAAGATTATGCGCAGCTGAGCCAAGTGTAAGCGTGAACGCACCTTCGACAACAAAAATGGCTGTTTGCGCATTGGCATCCGGTTCCGGTCGCGTGCTGCCCCCTCCCGGTTGGATTTCCATCACGTATTGCGAAAAGGTTTCGGAAAATCCAGTCATGGGTCTGGCGATAATCCAGGCGCGGGTCTTTTCCCAATGCGGAAGAAGACTGGTGACGATGTCGCTCATCACGCCCTTTGGAATGACGGCATAGGCGGTTTTGAAAACGGCCTTGCCAGAAAGCAACTGGGTTTGAGGCGGCAGGCCCCCGTAATTTGTGAAATAGCTGTTCTCGGTCATGCGATGCGGCCTCGGCTTTGCTCCGGATGGTTTCCTTTGTCTTGTATCGCATAAACGCAACAACAGGAATCGCGACGCGCTGCCTTTTTCTTCTGAAAACAGGCTTTGCACGATATAGGTCTTGGATAACTGTCCATTTTCAGACTGAAAATTCCATGAAATCGCCGAATCTGCGCCTTGAAACAGTCGGCTTACGGCGCCATCTTCAGTCCAACCCGTGGTCCGGGCCCCTCTGGCAGCAGCCGCCGGCGCTTCTGCGATGTCGGACCGTTTTCGACACATGCGCCGGCATAGGATTGTAGCCATGGTCTTGGTTTTGCCAGCTGGTTCACGCGCTTATTTTCATTTCAATTGCTTGTCATCGATGGCGATAAACATGTCATACCGCGCCGGGCGTGACTGCCGTTACCGCACCCCCGCCCCTAAGCTTTTGAATATCGTGCGCTAGGAGCAGGGTTGTGTTTACGGAAATCTTTGCGACTCTGATCAGCTTTTTTCTTATCGACCCGATAGAGGCGGATCTTCGCAGTCGCCTGGCGTCGATGAATGCATCGGCAACTACAATAGAACAGGCGCAAACATGCGTGCGAGATTCAGCTCCCAAATTATTACAACAGGCGCTCGATAGCCCAAGCTGGGCTGTGCGTTCTGGCTTACAGATTTCTTTAGGCTGGACTACGCCGGTTGCGGTTGTTTCGGAAATTTCACCGGAGTGTCGGACCGCCCTTTCATTGCTTGGATCTGAGACCGGCGGCGATGTATAGACGATTTGAACAAGGACAAGTTATGACAAAACTTCACGACAGAGGACATGCGATGGTTCAGAGCGTTTCAGGGCCGGATTGGTGCCCAAAGGACGATACCACCTTCACAATCCGTGCCCGTCGGAATGTTCTGGCTGGGTTCTGGGCCGGAGAGCGCCTGGGATTGCGCGGCCAGGATTTGGTGCTTTACGCCCAGGCGCTGCATGTAGAGGATCATCGATTGCCCGGTGATCTCGATCTTGTTGAAAAACTTCATGCAGATTTCGCATCGGCTCAGCTGGCTATCAGCACAGCCGATATTCACGTTGTGTTGCGCTCCTCGCATCAGCAAGCGCTGCGGGATAGCGGTTGTACGGATTAATATGATGATGATGTCTCGACAGCAGGGTCCTGCCGCAAGTGACGACATTGTGCGGGGCTCCGGGTTTCTGCTGGAAGTGCTGGAAACTGCTCGTTTGCGTGGTGGTATTTCCATCGGTGAACTGATCGGTCGGCGGGGTCGAATTGGGATAGCCTTCACCTTGCTGGTGCTTTGCCTGCCGACCCTTGTCCCCCTGCCCGGTCCTTTCGGAATGGTTTTCGGCACCTGCCTGGCATTCGTTGCCGTGCAAATGCTGTATGGCGCAGACCGGATCTGGCTTCCGGACTTCATTGCGCGGCAAACCGTGTCGCTCAAGGTCGTGGAAACAATGGTGCGGCTCGGACGGCCCTGGGTGCTGAAACTCGAGAGCTGGCTGATCGCCGGGCGTCTTCCGTTTCTCACCGGCAAGACGGCACGAATGATCCTGGCGCTGCCGATTCTCGTGCTGGCGGTTCTGATCTCCCTGCCAATTCCTTTTGGCAATACCGCTCCAGCGCTTGCAATTGTTCTTATCGCTATCGCTCTTGCAGAACGAGACGGCCTTGTGGTGATTTTTTCACTCTTCGTTGCCGCTGGTGCCGGTGTCGTGACCTATTATCTTGTCACCGCCGCTGGAAACCTGCTGACCTGGGCGTTTTAGCGGGTCTACCGATGGTGAAGGAGATTACCGCTATTTCGCCATCGGTACGAATAGTCCGAGCTTGATATCCCGCAGCACGACATTGGTATGCATTCGGCGTATTTGCGGGTTTTCGGCCATGATAAGGGCAGCGATATCGTCGTAATGCTCAACGTCACGGGCGGTGATGATTGCAATCAAATCGACCTGACCCGTGACATAGTAAACCTGCTGAATGTGATCCTGCCGTTCCGACCAGGTGCGAAAGCGGGCGAGCGCATCGTAATTGTCGCGCTCGATCTCCATGCCGACGATAAATACCATAGGATGGCCGGTCATTTTGCGGTCAACCACCGCCACTTCGCTTTTGACGATCCCTTCTTCCCGCAGCCGTTTCAGACGTCTTTGGACCGCCGATAGAGAAAGCCCGATCTGTTCGGCAATAATCTCTGCCTTCAGCTGACAATTTCGCTGAATGATATCGATGATCTGGCGATCGAACCGATCCAAATGGTCCATATGGCTGATCCTCCAAGGGTGCGTTTCACGCTCTTTTTCCAGGGATTAACCGCTTTATGCAAGGATTTTCTGCGGTAATTATGCAGTCTGGTTCGAAATTGCGCGCATAAACTGCGCGGATAAGCCATTATTGTGCCAAGCAATTTGAAGACTGGAACCTGTATGACAGATGGCGGCGGTTTCGCCCTTGAGGTGGAAGACATCCACAAGAGCTTCGGCGCGCATGCGGTTCTGAAGGGCCTATCGTTGCGTGCCGCAAAAGGCGACGTTATTTCGATCATTGGGTCCTCCGGGTCTGGAAAAAGCACGTTCCTGCGCTGCATCAACTTCCTGGAAATGCCGGATCGAGGGCGTATCGTTGTCAATGGCGAAGAGATTGCCATCAAGATTGGGCGGCGTGGTGAGCCACGGCCCGCCAGTTGGCGTCAGGTCGAGCGGTTGCGGACCGGACTTGGGATGGTGTTTCAAAATTTCAATCTCTGGGCGCATCGCACAGTTTTGGAGAATGTTATCGAAGCGCCGGTGCATGTGATGGGCGTCAAGCGCGCGGAAGCCATCGAACGTGCCGAAGCGTTGCTGCATAAGGTTGGTCTTTACGATAAGCGCGATGCCTATCCGGCTTTCCTCTCGGGCGGGCAGCAACAACGTGCGGCTATAGCGCGGGCGCTCTGCGTTGAACCTGCCGTCATGTTATTCGATGAGCCAACATCGGCGCTCGATCCGGAATTGGTCGGTGAGGTCCTGAAGGTCATTCGGGATCTGGCCGAGGAAGGCCGCACCATGCTGATCGTCACCCATGAGATGCGCTTTGCCCGCGATGTTTCCAGCCATGTCCTGTTTTTGCATCAGGGCCGGATTGAGGAGCAGGGACCGCCTGAACAGGTCTTCGGCAATCCGTTCAGCGACCGGTGTCGAGAATTTACCGGCGGGATCGGCGCCTGACTGCATCTTTGAAAATTTTGAATTCAACCTGGAGAAAGTTTTCTATGAAATTCTTCCCGCTGCTGTTGGCCAGCGCTGCCTTTGCCTTTTCCGCTTTTTCGGCGCAGGCCGATGTGCGTTTTGGTGTTATGAATGAATCCTATCCGCCCTTCTTCGCCAAGGATGCGAGCGGCAAATGGCAGGGTTGGGAAATTGACCTGATGGACGCTGTTTGCGCTGAGATGAAGGAGAAGTGCTCTATCGTCGAACTGTCCTGGGATGGGTTGATCCCGGCTTTGGGCGCCAAGAAGTTCGACGTGATCTGGTCTTCCATGTCGATTACCGATGAGCGTAAAAAGGTGATCGATTTCACAGATAAATATTACAATACCCCCAGCCGGCTGATCGGTATGAAGGACATGAAGCCTGGCGCCAGCGCTGATGACGTCAAGGGCAAGACCATCGGTATTCAGGTATCCACCATTCAGTCTGAATATTACAAAAAGTATTTTTCCAAGGTTGCCTCGGAAAAGACCTACCAAACGCTGGATGAAGCCTTTCAGGACCTGTCCGCTGGACGGATCGATTACGTCTTCGGCGATTCCATCGTGCTCGACACTTTTGTCAAGAGTGATGCCGGCAAGGATTGCTGCGCCAATATGGGCGATGTCGCCGATGATGCCGCGGTGCTTGGTTCAGGCGTGGGTGGCGGTTTGCGCAAGGACGATACCGCTTTGAAGGCAAAGCTGAATTCGGCGCTGGCCGCTGTCCGGGCCAGCGGCAAATATGATGAGATCACCAAGAAATATTTCGATTTCAACATCTATGGTAAGTAAACGGAAACTTACGTAAATGGCAGTTTCCCCGAGCATATTCGATCTGCTTTCTCCCTATCCCCCCGGATGGGGCGGAACGCTGCTATGGGGTGCCGGGGCAACGCTTATCATTTCGGCGGGGGCTTTTCTGATAGGGCTGGTGATTGGGATTGGCGGGGCTTTGGGCAAGCTGTCTGGCAACCGCCTGCTGCTCGGATTGCTCGATGTCTACACGACAGCGGTGCGCGCCGTGCCGGAACTGATCCTGATCGTCGGTCTTTATTATGCAGGCACCGATGGACTTAACCGACTATTGCAGGCATTTGGCATGCCAATGGTTGAAGTCAATGGATTGATTGCGGCGATTGCGGTTCTGGGTGTGGTCCAAGGTGCTTACATGACTGAAGTGCTCAGGGGGGCTATCCTGGCGATCCCGGTTGGTCAAAGTGAGGCGGCAAAAGCCTTCGGCATGTCGCCGCTTCTGCGGTTTCGTAGGGTTACTTTGCCGGCGCTGCTGCCCAACGCCCTGCCTGGCCTTGCCAATTTGTGGATGGCTGTCACCAAGGATAGCGCGCTTGTTGCCGTTGTCGGCTATCAGGAACTGGCGCTTGCGACCCGGCTGGCGGGGGCGAGTACCAAGCATTATTTCCTGTTTTTCCTGGCTGCCGCCCTGCTCTATCTCGCCATCACTCTCGTTTCCAACCTGTTCTTCAAGCTGATCGAGCGCCGGGTACGGCGTGGTCAGCCGCTGCTGTCCTAGGAGATGTGATGGATTTCTCCTGGATAGGCAATTACTGGCCGTTGCTGCTCACCGGAGCATGGCAAACGCTTGCATTGCTGGTGATTTCGGTCGTTCCCGGATTCGTAATGGCCATTGGCCTCGCCTTTGCGCAGGTCAGCGGCGGACCGGTCGCGCGTGTCCTTGCGCGCGGCTATTCGACGTTTTTTCGTGGTACGCCGCTATTGATTCAGCTCTGGTTGCTTTATTACGGCGTCGGATCATTGCTGCCGATGATCCCGGGCATTCGTCAAAGTCTGATCTGGCCGCTGCTACGGGAAGGATTTTTCTTTGCGGCGGTCAGTTTCACGCTCAATTACGCGGCTTATGAGGCCGAAGTTTTGCGCGGCGCATTGCTGGCCGTGCCTAAGGGCGAACTTGAGGCGGGCCGTGCTTTCGGCATGGGACGCTTCACGCTCATTCGGCGTGTCTGGTTGCCGCGTGCTATCCGCATCGCCCTCCCCACCATTGCCGGGGAAGTGGTCATGCAGTTGAAGGCGACCCCCCTCGCCTTTACCGTGACGGTTATGGATCTCTATGCGGTTGCCTACAAGGTGCGCCAGGATACGCTGCTCGTCTATGAGCCGCTGATCGTCGTTACCCTCTTCTATCTCGCTCTTACCGCGATCATTGCCCGTTGCTTCCGGGTGGTCGAGGCGCAGGTTCCAATCCGGCGATAACCAACAGGACTATATGTATGACAAAGGTTCGTATTCTCGACGGCGGCATGAGCCGTGAACTTCTTCGGCTCGGTGCGGAGTTGAAGCAGCCGGAATGGTCGGCGCTGGCCCTGATTGATGCGCCTGACATCGTTCGCCAGGTGCATGCGGAATTCATTGCGGCGGGTGCGGATGTGGTGACCACCAACAGTTACGCACTGGTGCCGTTTCACATTGGCGAAGAACGGTTTCGGAGTGAAGGCCCGTCGCTGATTGCCTTGTCGGGTGAGTTGGCACGGCAGGCGGCGGATGCCTCGGGTCGAAAGGTGCTCGTGGCCGGGTCTTTGCCACCGATCTTCGGTTCCTATGAGCCGCAGAATTTCGATCCTTCGAGAGTTGATGCCTATCTCAATGTCCTCGTCGCCAACCTTGCGCCCTTCGTCGATGTGTGGCTTGGAGAAACCCTCAGCCTGATCGCCGAAGGCGAAGCCGTTCAAAAAGCGGTTGCAGCAACAGGCAAGCCCTTCTGGATTTCGTTTACACTGGCCGATGAAGCGGGACAGGACGCTGGAGGTCAACCGAAGCTTCGCTCCGGCGAACTGGTTGAGGATGCGGCTCTTTGGGCGGCTGGCTCTGGCGCATCGGCGCTGCTGTTCAATTGCAGCAAGCCGGAAGTGATGAAGGCGGCCGTGGATGTGGCGGCAGCAACATTCCGGGAAAAAGGTGTTTCTCTGGACATCGGTGTCTATGCCAATGCCTTTGAAGGTGAGCAGGGGGAGGCCGCAGCGAATGAAGGCCTGCATGAGACCCGCGCCGACCTGACCGACGATGCCTATTGCCGCTTTGCCTGCGATTGGGCCGATGCGGGTGCGACGATGATTGGCGGGTGCTGCGGCATTGGCGCGGCGCATATACACCAATTGTCCAAGGCTCTGTCTGCGTAGACTAACCGTCTACACCCCGGGTCGGGCCTTGCGCATGATCCAGAGAAAGGCAAGGCATCCGGCGAGACCTGTGACGATGCCAATCGGCATGTCCTCCGGTGCAACGGCCAGTCTTGCCACGAGATCGGCGAGGATCAGCACCAATGCGCCCGTCAGCGCCGAGAGCGGCAGGACGCGGACATTGTCTGATCCTGCCAGTGCTCGCACCATATGGGGAACCATCAGGCCGACAAAGCCGATGGCACCTGAAAAAGCGACCATTGTCCCTGTTATCAGGGCCGAGATCACAAACAGCGTCAGGCGAAACCGAGCGACGGGTACGCCCAGGGTCGCCGCCGTCTCATCGCCCATGGCCAAGGCATTCAGCAAGCGCGCATTGGGCAGGAGATAGCAAAGTCCACCGGCGAGCACGGCGGCGGGGTAAATCAGATGCTGCCATTGGGCAAGGCCGAGCCCACCCAGCATCCAGAAGGTCACGGTTTGGGTGGCGCGGGGATCTCCGAGAAAGACCAGGAGATTGCCGAGCCCGGTAAAGAAAAACCCGACAATCACGCCCGACAGCACCAGCCGGTCGGCCTGAAGGCTGCGGGTCAATCCGGCTACCAGTCCCACCGTGGCGGTGGCGAGCAGCGCCCCGCCAAATGCGAAAAGCGGTACGGTCAGCAGTCCGAAGACCATGCCGGTATGCAGCAAAGCGAGGATTGCACCGAAGGCAGCGCCGGAGGAGACGCCGAGCAGATGCGGATCGGCGAGTGGATTGCGGGTCGCTGGTTGTAGCACCGCCCCGGTTAGCGCCAGCCCAGCCCCGACAAGTCCACCGAGTAGCACGCGTGGAAATCGAACATCCCAGACGATGCTCACTCGCCCCGCTGGCCAATCCACCGTAAAACTGCCCGGGACCAGATGATTGGCAAGGATCTTCCAGACGGTGGCAACAGGAATGGGAGCAGCGCCCAGTGAAATACCGGCACTGACGACGATAAGGATCGTCAGTACCAGCAGGATCGGCACACATATACGTCTAATGAAAGTCAAGACTTACAGACTTTGCGGATGAAAGGCTTGGGCCAGCCGGGCGATGGCATCGATATTGCGCGGTCCCGGCGTTGCCTCGACATAGTCAAGCACAACGAAACGATCATTTTTCACGGCGTCGATATTCTGGAAGGCAGGGTTATGCTTCATATAATCGATCTTCTGCTGCGCGGTCACCTCGCCATAGTTGACGATGATAATCACCTGCGGATTCCGCTCGATCACCGGTTCCCATGACACTTCCGTCCAGCTTTTCTGCACGTCATCCATGATATTGACGCCGCCAGCAGCTTCGATCATCGCGGTCGGAATGCCGAAGCGGCCTGATGTGAACGGCTTCTGTTCACCGGAATCATAGACAAAAACGGTTGCTGGCTTGTCGGCTTGACTGATTTTGGCCTGGATTTTCGCCAATTGCTGGCGATAGCCTGCAACCAATGCGTCTGCCCTGTCTTCGACCCGGAATATCCGGCCCAAATTGATGAGGTCAATGAACATATCGTCCATGGTTGGCTTGGCCTTGGCCATGATGTGAATGCAGCTTTCGGTCAGTTCATAGACCTTGATGCCCAATGGGCTGAGGGTGTCTGGCGTCACCTCGCCGCCGACCTTCATGCCATAATTCCAGCCGGCGAAATAGAAATCCGCATTGGCATTGAGCAGGACTTCCTTGCTCGGATATTTCGGCGATAGTTCCGGCAATTGGCTGACGCCGTCGCGCAATTTTTCGTCCAGCGTCTTCCAGCCGGAGACCCCAGTATAGCCGACCATATGGTCCTGTAATTTCAGCGCCAGCATCATTTCGGTCAGGTTGACGTCATTGGAAACGGCGCGTTGCGGGGCTGTATCAAAGGTAACCTCACGGTTACAGCTCTTGACGGTCACGGGTTCCGCTGCGGCTGCGGTGAGGTTGACTGCTGCAAGAAAGGTTGAGAGCGCGAAAGTGAGAAGAGCGTTTTTCATAAATGGTCCAATGGGTTGCAGATCAGGCACTGAGCGCGAAGGAAAAATTGCGGGTGGCGCCGCCATCCAGGCTGTGGACATGAGTTTGAACGGTGAAGGCTGCGGACAGATGGTCTGCGGTCAGCACATCGCGCGGACAGCCCTCGGCAATCATCTGTCCGTCCTTCAGGATGATTGCTCTTGTGGCAAAGCCTGCGGCAAGATTGATGTCATGCAGTGTGGTGACGATGGTAATGCCGAGACCACGCAGCAGATCGAGAATTTCCAATTGGTTGCGAATATCGAGATGGTTGGATGGCTCATCCAGAATGAGCAATTGCGGGTCTTGCGCCAGCGCCCTTGCGACGAGAACGCGTTGCTTTTCGCCGCCTGACAAAGTTGCAAAACCACGTCGCGCCAGATCGGTGACATGGAGGTGATCCATGGCATGCAGCGCTCTGGCTTTGTCGTCTCCGGTACCCTGCGACCTTTTCCATGCGCTTTTCTGCCAGGGAATTCGGCCCATCATGACGATATCTTCGACGGTGAAAGGAAAATCTGCTGGCATTTCCTGGACCACGACGGCGATCCGGCGAGCGACCGTCCGCGGATCGATTGTCCATAGATCCTGCCCGTCGAGCAGCACCCTGCCCTCACTGGGGCGCACGGCACGATAAAGGCAGCGCAGCAGGGATGTCTTGCCAGCGCCATTCGGGCCGATAATGGCCAGACGCTCACCAGCGGCAAGCGTAAAATCTACGTTTTTTATCAGGGATCGCGCGCCAGTTGGCCCATAGCTGAGCCCCCTCACCTCAAGTGAGGCACCATGACCGTCACAGCTCATGCAGGAGCCTGCATCGCTAAACCGGACATCAGACGTGACCCGCTTCGGGCCGGATCGTCTGAAAAAGGAACGAATGGCCACGCCTCTCGGCGGACCTGAAGTTTTATCGCTGCCATCGGAACACCCCGTCCGTTGCGGTTGAACATCTAAATGGCAGGTCTCCTGGCTTGCGGGTCGCTGTTGGCCTGCGCCTTCCCGGCTTATCGCCAGTGGCATCGTGCAGGCCCACTCGCCGCTCACAGTTGCGGGGGCAGCCACGGTTTCGGTCCCTTTTGGGTAAGCCTCACCGTATTCCCTTTTCAGCCGCAGCCTTCTTTGCAAGGCCACAGCACCATTTGGATCTATCACTGACATGGGTTGCGGTTCCGCACAAGTCCGTTTTCAAACTATATCGATATGATGTGTCGTTATAACGTTACCCAAACTGGGTCAAGCAATAGACTAGGAATTTGTCCGGGTGGCTGGGGGGGCTACGCCGAACAAATCCGAGAAAGCTTTAAGGAGGTAGGCTGATGAAAGAGATCTGGATACGGCCTCTTACTTACGGCCACCCATTTCAACGATTGGCGGTTCGGCGTCGGCGGGCAAGGGGCTTTGATAGGGCTGGCCCTTGCGACGGGCGACGAGATCGGCAAGTGCGGCTTCGCGTAACTGTTCGCTTTCGAAGGCGGCGCGGCCTGTGGCGGCCATGACCTTTGCCGCGGCCACCATGCCCTTGTGCGCCAGCGGACTTTTCCCCTGCGTCACCAATTGCCAGGTATGGAACGGTGTGCCGATGGCGCAGGTTGGCCCATCGGCCTGGACGGTTGGCACCACCCAGCTGACATCGCCGACATCGGTTGATCCGGTCAATAGCGGCGTGCGGTCATGGGCGGGCAGGATGAAATCGGCAAGCGGGATATCGCGCTCCGGCAGGCCCTCGAAGCGCCAGGGCGCCGACTTTTCTTCCGGCGTCAAGACGGCGCGGATTGTTTCTGCAAAAGCCCGGTCCGCCGCATCGAAAGGTGGTGGGCCGAGTTCTTCCCATGCCTCCTGCATGGCCGCCATCAGCGGACCATTGGTCAGCACGTTGGAAACGGCGCTGATCACCTGTGTTTCCAGCCGGGTTTCGGTCATCAATGCCGCGCCCTCGCCAATTTTCTTGACCCGTTCCACAAGGGTCTTCATGCCTTGCAGTTCCGGGGCGCGGATCAGATAGCGAACCTTGGCATGGGCCTGGACGACATTGGGTGAAATGCCGCCTGCATCCAGAATAGCGGCGTGTACGCGACAATCGGACGGCATATGTTCGCGCATATAATTGACGCCGACGCTCATCAGTTCCACCGCATCGAGAGCGCTACGCCCCAGATCGGGGTTTGATCCGGCATGAGCCGCCCTCCCCCGGAAAGTGAAATCAACACGGGAATTGGCAAGCGAGGTGGTGCGCTGCACGCCAGCGAAGGAGTTTGGATGCCAACTGATGGCGATATCGACACCTTCGAACGCCCCTGTCCTGACCATAAAGGCCTTGGCGGCTCCACCCTCTTCGGCCGGGCAACCATAATAGCGCACCCGTCCGGGCAAGCCCTTTTCCTTCAGCCAGTCTTTCAGGGCAGCAGCGGCCAAGAGAGCTGCGGAGCCGAGCAGGTTGTGGCCGCAGCCATGGCCGTTACCACCTGCGGCAATTGGCTTATGTTCAGCGACGCCTGCTTCTTGGCTCAGGCCGGACAGGGCATCATATTCGCCGAGAAACGCAATGATGGGACCGCCCTCCCCTGCTTCGCCCATCACGGCGGTGGGTATGCCGGCTAATTGTTCGCTGACACGAAATCCTTCGGCCTTCAGCATGGCGACATGCTCTGCGACGGACGATTCTTCCATATAGCAGGTTTCCGGCATGCCCCAGATCCGGTCGCTCAAGGCGATAAAGACAGGCGTCTTGG is a genomic window containing:
- a CDS encoding ABC transporter substrate-binding protein — translated: MKNALLTFALSTFLAAVNLTAAAAEPVTVKSCNREVTFDTAPQRAVSNDVNLTEMMLALKLQDHMVGYTGVSGWKTLDEKLRDGVSQLPELSPKYPSKEVLLNANADFYFAGWNYGMKVGGEVTPDTLSPLGIKVYELTESCIHIMAKAKPTMDDMFIDLINLGRIFRVEDRADALVAGYRQQLAKIQAKISQADKPATVFVYDSGEQKPFTSGRFGIPTAMIEAAGGVNIMDDVQKSWTEVSWEPVIERNPQVIIIVNYGEVTAQQKIDYMKHNPAFQNIDAVKNDRFVVLDYVEATPGPRNIDAIARLAQAFHPQSL
- a CDS encoding ABC transporter ATP-binding protein — protein: MSCDGHGASLEVRGLSYGPTGARSLIKNVDFTLAAGERLAIIGPNGAGKTSLLRCLYRAVRPSEGRVLLDGQDLWTIDPRTVARRIAVVVQEMPADFPFTVEDIVMMGRIPWQKSAWKRSQGTGDDKARALHAMDHLHVTDLARRGFATLSGGEKQRVLVARALAQDPQLLILDEPSNHLDIRNQLEILDLLRGLGITIVTTLHDINLAAGFATRAIILKDGQMIAEGCPRDVLTADHLSAAFTVQTHVHSLDGGATRNFSFALSA
- a CDS encoding amidohydrolase, which produces MTVSPNSSAALWSIIDTKTPVFIALSDRIWGMPETCYMEESSVAEHVAMLKAEGFRVSEQLAGIPTAVMGEAGEGGPIIAFLGEYDALSGLSQEAGVAEHKPIAAGGNGHGCGHNLLGSAALLAAAALKDWLKEKGLPGRVRYYGCPAEEGGAAKAFMVRTGAFEGVDIAISWHPNSFAGVQRTTSLANSRVDFTFRGRAAHAGSNPDLGRSALDAVELMSVGVNYMREHMPSDCRVHAAILDAGGISPNVVQAHAKVRYLIRAPELQGMKTLVERVKKIGEGAALMTETRLETQVISAVSNVLTNGPLMAAMQEAWEELGPPPFDAADRAFAETIRAVLTPEEKSAPWRFEGLPERDIPLADFILPAHDRTPLLTGSTDVGDVSWVVPTVQADGPTCAIGTPFHTWQLVTQGKSPLAHKGMVAAAKVMAATGRAAFESEQLREAALADLVARRKGQPYQSPLPADAEPPIVEMGGRK